The Muntiacus reevesi chromosome 10, mMunRee1.1, whole genome shotgun sequence genome has a segment encoding these proteins:
- the POLB gene encoding DNA polymerase beta has protein sequence MSKRKAPQETLNGGITDMLTELANFEKNVNQAIHKYNAYRKAASVIAKYPHKIKSGAEAKKLPGVGTKIAEKIDEFLATGKLRKLEKIRQDDTSSSINFLTRVSGIGPSAARKFVDEGIKTLEDLRKNEDKLNHHQRIGLKYFEDFEKRIPREEMLQMQDIVLSEVKKVDSEYIATVCGSFRRGAESSGDMDVLLTHPSFTSESAKQPKLLHRVVEQLQKVCFITDTLSKGETKFMGVCQLPSKHNEKEYPHRRIDIRLIPKDQYYCGVLYFTGSDIFNKNMRAHALEKGFTINEYTIRPLGVTGVAGEPLPVDSEKDIFDYIQWKYREPKDRSE, from the exons ATGAGCAAACGGAAGGCGCCGCAGGAGACTCTCAATGGGGGCATCACCGACATGCTCACAG AACTCGCAAACTTTGAGAAGAACGTGAACCAGGCTATCCACAAATACAATGCCTACAG aAAAGCAGCATCTGTGATAGCAAAGTACCCACACAAAATAAAGAGTGGAGCGGAAGCAAAGAAACTA cCTGGAGTAGGAACAAAAATTGCTGAAAAAATTGATGAGTTTTTAGCTACTGGAAAATTGCGTAAactggaaaag atTCGGCAGGATGATACGAGTTCATCCATCAATTTCCTGACTCGAGTTAGTGGCATTGG tccatCTGCTGCAAGGAAGTTTGTAGATGAAGGAATTAAGACATTAGAAG ATCtcagaaaaaatgaagataaattgAACCATCATCAACGAATTGGGCTAAA ATATTTTGAGGACTTTGAGAAAAGAATTCCACGTGAAGAAATGTTACAAATGCAA GATATTGTACTAAGTGAAGTTAAAAAAGTGGATTCTGAATACATTGCTACAGTCTGTGGCAGTTTCAGAAGAG GTGCAGAGTCAAGTGGTGACATGGATGTCCTTCTCACCCATCCAAGCTTTACTTCTGAGTCAGCCAAACAG CCCAAACTGCTGCATCGTGTTGTGGAACAGCTACAAAAGGTCTGTTTTATCACAGACACTCTGTCAAAGGGTGAAACGAAGTTCATG GGTGTTTGCCAGCTTCCCAGTAAACACAATGAAAAGGAATATCCACACAGGAGAATTGATATCAG gtTGATACCCAAGGACCAGTATTACTGCGGTGTCCTCTATTTCACTGGGAGtgatattttcaataagaatatgAGAGCTCATGCCCTAGAAAAAGGCTTCACAATCAATGAATACACAATCCGTCCCTTGGGCGTCACTG GCGTTGCTGGGGAGCCCCTGCCCGTGGACAGTGAGAAGGACATCTTCGACTACATCCAGTGGAAATACCGTGAGCCCAAGGACCGAAGCGAGTGA